The Amycolatopsis viridis genome window below encodes:
- a CDS encoding polysaccharide deacetylase family protein — protein MRAPRNPVERRAFFGLLALGAAVAVTGCADDRPGTAPSPTATTSPGPPSGSDPDVPADTGADGPTRVLSKGPAGSNQIALTVDDGYSNEVVAGYVAFAHRTGIHLTFSPNGLYAHAWAPHAATLTPLIEAGQVQIINHTYNHHDLRPMTDAQIRAELERNDEWVSTTFGTRTTPYYRPPFGFHNPHVDGVAAELGYRNTVMWNGSYGDSKLVTPDYLMSQARRYLQPGTILLGHANHPTVLGLLDQIADLVRQRNLTPVTLREMFPPAEH, from the coding sequence ATGCGTGCACCCCGGAACCCGGTGGAGCGCCGGGCGTTCTTCGGACTGCTGGCGCTGGGCGCCGCCGTTGCCGTCACCGGGTGTGCCGACGACCGGCCCGGCACCGCACCGTCCCCGACCGCCACCACCTCACCCGGGCCGCCGAGCGGCAGCGATCCGGACGTGCCGGCCGACACCGGCGCCGACGGGCCGACCCGGGTGCTGAGCAAGGGACCGGCCGGGAGCAACCAGATCGCGCTGACCGTGGACGACGGCTACAGCAACGAGGTGGTCGCCGGTTACGTCGCCTTCGCCCACCGCACCGGCATCCACCTCACGTTCAGCCCGAACGGTCTCTACGCCCACGCGTGGGCACCGCACGCCGCCACGCTCACCCCGCTGATCGAGGCGGGCCAGGTGCAGATCATCAACCACACCTACAACCACCACGACCTCCGCCCGATGACCGACGCGCAGATCCGCGCCGAGCTCGAGCGCAACGACGAGTGGGTCAGCACCACCTTCGGCACCCGCACCACGCCGTACTACCGGCCGCCGTTCGGCTTCCACAACCCGCACGTCGACGGTGTCGCCGCCGAGCTCGGCTACCGCAACACGGTGATGTGGAACGGCTCCTACGGCGACTCGAAGCTGGTCACCCCCGACTACCTGATGTCGCAGGCCCGCCGGTACCTGCAACCGGGGACGATCCTGCTCGGCCACGCCAACCACCCCACGGTGCTCGGCCTGCTCGACCAGATCGCCGACCTCGTCCGGCAGCGCAACCTGACCCCGGTCACGCTCCGCGAGATGTTCCCGCCCGCCGAGCACTGA